A stretch of Caenorhabditis elegans chromosome IV DNA encodes these proteins:
- the nhx-9 gene encoding putative Na(+)/H(+) antiporter nhx-9 (Confirmed by transcript evidence), translated as MSSRLFVFFLICYATADKIEKELISDGFQLFTWKWDDVHHVYVITVWLLIASLAKILFNLMKPISKWCPDSSLLIIVGLALGWILHQTSLSGATLDSHTFFLYLLPPIIFDAGYFMPNRALFENFDSVLVFSVFGTIWNTFAIGGSLLLMAQYDLFTMSFTTFEILVFSALISAVDPVAVIAVFEEIHVNEFLFINVFGEALFNDGVTVVLYQMFKSFALIGSENLSVLDYATGGLSFFVVALGGAAVGIIFAIAASLTTKYTYDVRILAPVFIFVLPYMAYLTAEMVSLSSIIAIAICGMLMKQYIKGNVTQAAANSVKYFTKMLAQSSETVIFMFLGLSTISSQHHFDLYFICATLFFCLIYRAIGIVVQCYILNRFRAKKFEMVDQFIMSYGGLRGAIAYGLVVSIPASITAKPMFITATIAVIYFTVFLQGITIRPLVNFLKIKKKEERDPTMVESVYNKYLDYMMSGVEDIAGQKGHYTFIENFERFNAKVIKPVLMRHQKRESFDASSIVRAYEKITLEDAIKLAKVKNNIQNKRLERIKSKGRVAPILPDKISNQKTMTPKDLQLKRFMESGENIDSLYTLFSDLLDRKLHEMNRPSVQITDVDGQDDIQDDYMAEVGSRSNLSAMFRSTEQLPSETPFHSGRRQSTGDLNATRRADFNV; from the exons ATGTCTTCTCGTCTTTTTGTCTTCTTTCTTATCTGCTACGCAACGGCTGACAAAATCGAGAAAGAGTTGATTTCAGATGGATTTCAG ctcttcaCGTGGAAGTGGGACGATGTTCATCACGTCTACGTCATTACAGTATGGCTTCTCATTGCCTCACTAGCTAAAATTT tattcaaCCTTATGAAGCCTATATCCAAATGGTGTCCTGACTCTTCTTTACTCATTATTGTCGGTTTGGCACTTGGATGGATCCTTCATCAGACATCATTGAGTGGAGCTACTTTAGACTCTCATACATTCTTCCTCTATTTACTCCCACCTATCATTTTTGACGCgg gttacTTCATGCCTAATAGAGCTTTATTCGAAAACTTTGACTCTGTTCTAGTGTTCTCagtttttggaacaatttggAATACATTTGCCATTGGTGGTTCACTTCTTCTTATGGCTCAATATGATCTCTTTACAATGTCTTTCACTACTTTTGAGATTCTCGTTTTTTCTGCGCTCATCTCCGCAGTCGATCCAGTTGCAGTAATTGCAGTTTTCGAAGAGATTCATGTTAACGAATTTCTGTTCATTAATGTATTCGGAGAAGCACTTTTCAATGATGGTGTCACTGTTGTTCTGtatcaaatgttcaaaagttttgcaCTGATTGGATCCGAGAACCTGTCAGTTTTGGATTATGCAACTGGTGGACTTTCATTCTTTGTGGTTGCTCTAGGAGGAGCCGCAGTTGGaatcatttttgcaattgctGCCAGTCTGACCACGAA ATATACTTATGACGTGAGAATTCTTGCTCCGGTCTTTATTTTTGTGTTACCTTACATGGCCTACCTTACAGCTGAAATGGTTTCACTTTCCTCCATCATAGC aatcgcAATTTGTGGAATGCTCATGAAACAATACATTAAAGGAAATGTTACTCAAGCAGCTGCCAATTCTgtaaaatatttcacaaaaatgctTGCTCAATCTTCTGAAACTGTCATCTTCATGTTCCTCGGGCTCTCCACAATTTCTTCTCAACATCACTTTGACCTCTATTTCATTTGCGCAACACTATTCTTCTGTCTCATTTATAGAGCCATTGGAATTGTTGTTCAATGTTATATTTTGAACCGATTCCGTGCCAAAAAGTTCGAAATGGTTGATCAATTCATCATGTCATATGGAGGTCTTCGTGGAGCCATTGCCTATGGTCTTGTCGTCTCAATTCCAGCTTCAATTACTGCTAAACCAATGTTTATCACTGCGACAATTGCAGTGATCTACTTCACTGTATTCCTTCAAGGAATCACAATTCGACCATTGgtcaactttttgaagattAAGAAGAAGGAGGAAAGAGATCCAACGATGGTTGAAAGTGTTTACAATAAATATTTGGATTACATGATGTCTGGAGTGGAAGATATTGCTGGACAGAAGGGGCATTACACTTTCATTGAGaa tttCGAGAGATTCAATGCAAAAGTAATAAAACCAGTATTGATGAGACACCAGAAAAGAGAAAGTTTCGATGCTTCATCGATTGTTCGTGCTTACGAGAAAATCACATTGGAAGATGCCATCAAACTTGCCAAAGTCAagaataatattcaaaataagcGTCTCGAACGAATTAAGAGCAAAGGTAGAGTTGCACCAATTCTTCCCGATAAAATATCCAATCAAAAGACGATGACACCGAAGGATCTTCAATTGAAGAGG tttaTGGAATCTGGTGAAAACATTGATTCTCTGTACACGCTCTTCAGTGATCTGCTTGATAGAAAGTTACACGAAATGAATAGACCATCAGTTCAAATTACGGACGTTGATGGACAGGATGATATTCAAGACGATTACATGGCTGAAGtg GGATCACGATCGAACCTCTCAGCAATGTTCCGAAGTACGGAACAACTGCCATCAGAAACGCCATTTCATAGTGGTAGAAGACAATCGACAGGAGATTTAAATGCAACACGAAGAGCTGATTTCAATGTTTGA
- the nhx-9 gene encoding putative Na(+)/H(+) antiporter nhx-9 (Confirmed by transcript evidence), with protein MGHEYDIEELFTWKWDDVHHVYVITVWLLIASLAKILFNLMKPISKWCPDSSLLIIVGLALGWILHQTSLSGATLDSHTFFLYLLPPIIFDAGYFMPNRALFENFDSVLVFSVFGTIWNTFAIGGSLLLMAQYDLFTMSFTTFEILVFSALISAVDPVAVIAVFEEIHVNEFLFINVFGEALFNDGVTVVLYQMFKSFALIGSENLSVLDYATGGLSFFVVALGGAAVGIIFAIAASLTTKYTYDVRILAPVFIFVLPYMAYLTAEMVSLSSIIAIAICGMLMKQYIKGNVTQAAANSVKYFTKMLAQSSETVIFMFLGLSTISSQHHFDLYFICATLFFCLIYRAIGIVVQCYILNRFRAKKFEMVDQFIMSYGGLRGAIAYGLVVSIPASITAKPMFITATIAVIYFTVFLQGITIRPLVNFLKIKKKEERDPTMVESVYNKYLDYMMSGVEDIAGQKGHYTFIENFERFNAKVIKPVLMRHQKRESFDASSIVRAYEKITLEDAIKLAKVKNNIQNKRLERIKSKGRVAPILPDKISNQKTMTPKDLQLKRFMESGENIDSLYTLFSDLLDRKLHEMNRPSVQITDVDGQDDIQDDYMAEVGSRSNLSAMFRSTEQLPSETPFHSGRRQSTGDLNATRRADFNV; from the exons ATGGGTCATGAGTACGATATAGAagag ctcttcaCGTGGAAGTGGGACGATGTTCATCACGTCTACGTCATTACAGTATGGCTTCTCATTGCCTCACTAGCTAAAATTT tattcaaCCTTATGAAGCCTATATCCAAATGGTGTCCTGACTCTTCTTTACTCATTATTGTCGGTTTGGCACTTGGATGGATCCTTCATCAGACATCATTGAGTGGAGCTACTTTAGACTCTCATACATTCTTCCTCTATTTACTCCCACCTATCATTTTTGACGCgg gttacTTCATGCCTAATAGAGCTTTATTCGAAAACTTTGACTCTGTTCTAGTGTTCTCagtttttggaacaatttggAATACATTTGCCATTGGTGGTTCACTTCTTCTTATGGCTCAATATGATCTCTTTACAATGTCTTTCACTACTTTTGAGATTCTCGTTTTTTCTGCGCTCATCTCCGCAGTCGATCCAGTTGCAGTAATTGCAGTTTTCGAAGAGATTCATGTTAACGAATTTCTGTTCATTAATGTATTCGGAGAAGCACTTTTCAATGATGGTGTCACTGTTGTTCTGtatcaaatgttcaaaagttttgcaCTGATTGGATCCGAGAACCTGTCAGTTTTGGATTATGCAACTGGTGGACTTTCATTCTTTGTGGTTGCTCTAGGAGGAGCCGCAGTTGGaatcatttttgcaattgctGCCAGTCTGACCACGAA ATATACTTATGACGTGAGAATTCTTGCTCCGGTCTTTATTTTTGTGTTACCTTACATGGCCTACCTTACAGCTGAAATGGTTTCACTTTCCTCCATCATAGC aatcgcAATTTGTGGAATGCTCATGAAACAATACATTAAAGGAAATGTTACTCAAGCAGCTGCCAATTCTgtaaaatatttcacaaaaatgctTGCTCAATCTTCTGAAACTGTCATCTTCATGTTCCTCGGGCTCTCCACAATTTCTTCTCAACATCACTTTGACCTCTATTTCATTTGCGCAACACTATTCTTCTGTCTCATTTATAGAGCCATTGGAATTGTTGTTCAATGTTATATTTTGAACCGATTCCGTGCCAAAAAGTTCGAAATGGTTGATCAATTCATCATGTCATATGGAGGTCTTCGTGGAGCCATTGCCTATGGTCTTGTCGTCTCAATTCCAGCTTCAATTACTGCTAAACCAATGTTTATCACTGCGACAATTGCAGTGATCTACTTCACTGTATTCCTTCAAGGAATCACAATTCGACCATTGgtcaactttttgaagattAAGAAGAAGGAGGAAAGAGATCCAACGATGGTTGAAAGTGTTTACAATAAATATTTGGATTACATGATGTCTGGAGTGGAAGATATTGCTGGACAGAAGGGGCATTACACTTTCATTGAGaa tttCGAGAGATTCAATGCAAAAGTAATAAAACCAGTATTGATGAGACACCAGAAAAGAGAAAGTTTCGATGCTTCATCGATTGTTCGTGCTTACGAGAAAATCACATTGGAAGATGCCATCAAACTTGCCAAAGTCAagaataatattcaaaataagcGTCTCGAACGAATTAAGAGCAAAGGTAGAGTTGCACCAATTCTTCCCGATAAAATATCCAATCAAAAGACGATGACACCGAAGGATCTTCAATTGAAGAGG tttaTGGAATCTGGTGAAAACATTGATTCTCTGTACACGCTCTTCAGTGATCTGCTTGATAGAAAGTTACACGAAATGAATAGACCATCAGTTCAAATTACGGACGTTGATGGACAGGATGATATTCAAGACGATTACATGGCTGAAGtg GGATCACGATCGAACCTCTCAGCAATGTTCCGAAGTACGGAACAACTGCCATCAGAAACGCCATTTCATAGTGGTAGAAGACAATCGACAGGAGATTTAAATGCAACACGAAGAGCTGATTTCAATGTTTGA
- the slc-5A12 gene encoding Sodium-dependent multivitamin transporter (Confirmed by transcript evidence), with the protein MSKDVSLHWLDYAIFGLSIGLSLSTGVYHAIKSRIILRRGDRTAKEEYLMGGRQLPPLPVALSLLTTFLSGILMLGVPAEMFQRGAQIWLNFVIGVASSIVTCFVFLPVFHKMKSTCLHEYFIHRYNSILIRRLFSLLFLLFTIVYMSVVLYAPSVALSPVLQINKWYLVLIFGCTTTLYTCLGGLKAVVWTDSLQAVIMYTGVFTLIYKGLSHPRVGGLERVLSIAWDSGRISELGRMDWRIDQYNSLWINLFSGTIVWLASFGVNQLAIQRYASLPSLKVAQSIIIYTLAPFTVLCSIVAFVGFIALAYFYNCNPLETGEVKESDHITISFARDILQPTPGLFGLYVSCIMSATLSTLSSGMNSMAAAIYEDFLKNSLDGKITDTGATRLNKIIVLICGLSSTGLAFLAEVLGGSLRICISVMGAMSGPMVAIFVLALFFPKSGSKSCLISFFLSNLFCLIICIANYIQDPYHDLFLPTNTTLEGCNGNSNFTIRMMPTYDAHYGNPDTLYISRISTYSYAGVGFVLMIIIGWIASLFEESDHKVEKIRHLTFSGRNEPWPDTHHEFDHFLKEIK; encoded by the exons ATGTCTAAGGACGTCTCACTTCATTGGTTGGATTATGCGATTTTTGGATTGAGCATTGGATTATCATTGAGCACAGGAGTATATCATGCAATTAA AAGTCGAATAATTCTCCGTCGAGGGGACAGAACAGCAAAAGAGGAATATTTGATGGGAGGTCGACAACTTCCCCCACTTCCAGTTGCTCTGTCCCTTTTAACGACATTTCTTTCTGGAATCCTTATGCTTGGGGTACCggctgaaatgttccagagaGGTGCTCAAATCTGGTTGAACTTTGTGATTGGGGTGGCGTCATCGATTGTCACGTGTTTTGTGTTTCTTCcggtttttcacaaaatgaaGAGCACATGTCTACATGAGTATTTCATTCATCG ATATAACTCAATTCTCATCCGACGTCTCTTTTCCCTTCTCTTCCTATTATTCACAATTGTGTACATGTCAGTTGTACTGTATGCTCCTTCAGTTGCTCTTTCTCCCGTCCTTCAAATCAACAAATGGTATTTGGTTTTA ATCTTTGGCTGCACAACAACATTGTACACATGCCTTGGAGGATTGAAGGCTGTAGTTTGGACTGATTCTTTGCAGGCAGTTATAATGTATACTGGAGTGTTCACTTTGATTTACAAAGGTCTTTCACATCCAAGAGTTGGAGGTCTGGAACGAGTTTTGAGTATTGCTTGGGATAGTGGAAGAATTAGTGAATTAGGGAGGATGGATTGGAGAATCGATCAGTATAATAGTCTATGGATTAATCTTTTCTCTGGAACAATTGTCTGGTTGGCATCCTTTGGAGTTAACCAGTTGGCTATTCAAAGATATGCAAGTCTTCCAAGTCTTAAAGTTGCTCAGAGCATTATCATATATACTTTGGCTCCATTCACAGTTCTCTGCTCAATTGTTGCATTTGTTGGATTCATTGCTCTTGCATATTTCTATAATTGTAATCCATTAGAAACTGGAGAAGTCAAGGAAAGTGACCATATCACAATCAGCTTTGCCAGGGATATTCTTC aaccaacTCCTGGCCTATTTGGTCTCTATGTCTCGTGTATCATGTCAGCAACACTATCGACACTTTCCAGTGGAATGAACAGCATGGCAGCGGCAATTTATgaagatttcttgaaaaatagtttggaTGGGAAAATTACAGATACTGGAGCTACTAGACTAAATAAG attattgtGTTGATCTGTGGGTTGAGCTCAACTGGCCTTGCATTCCTTGCTGAAGTTCTTGGAGGAAGTCTTCGTATTTGCATATCTGTAATGGGAGCAATGTCTGGTCCAATGGTTGCTATATTCGTATTAGCTCTTTTTTTCCCAAAGAGCGGATCAAAATCATGTctcatctcattttttctttcgaatCTCTTCTGTTTAATTATTTGCATTGCCAATTACATCCAAGATCCATACCACGATCTCTTTCTTCCAACGAATACTACCTTGGAAGGATGtaatggaaattcaaactttacgATACGTATGATGCCAACTTATGATGCTCATTATGGAAATCCGGATACTTTGTACATTTCAAGAATATCCACGTATTCTTACGCAGGAGTCGGCTTTGTACTTATGATCATCATCGGATGGATCGCCTCACTTTTCGAAGAGTCTGATCATAAAGTTGAGAAGATCCGACATTTAACATTTTCTGGCAGAAA CGAGCCCTGGCCAGATACACATCATGAGTTTGACCATTTCTTGAAAGAAATCAAATAG
- the nhx-9 gene encoding putative Na(+)/H(+) antiporter nhx-9 (Confirmed by transcript evidence), protein MKPISKWCPDSSLLIIVGLALGWILHQTSLSGATLDSHTFFLYLLPPIIFDAGYFMPNRALFENFDSVLVFSVFGTIWNTFAIGGSLLLMAQYDLFTMSFTTFEILVFSALISAVDPVAVIAVFEEIHVNEFLFINVFGEALFNDGVTVVLYQMFKSFALIGSENLSVLDYATGGLSFFVVALGGAAVGIIFAIAASLTTKYTYDVRILAPVFIFVLPYMAYLTAEMVSLSSIIAIAICGMLMKQYIKGNVTQAAANSVKYFTKMLAQSSETVIFMFLGLSTISSQHHFDLYFICATLFFCLIYRAIGIVVQCYILNRFRAKKFEMVDQFIMSYGGLRGAIAYGLVVSIPASITAKPMFITATIAVIYFTVFLQGITIRPLVNFLKIKKKEERDPTMVESVYNKYLDYMMSGVEDIAGQKGHYTFIENFERFNAKVIKPVLMRHQKRESFDASSIVRAYEKITLEDAIKLAKVKNNIQNKRLERIKSKGRVAPILPDKISNQKTMTPKDLQLKRFMESGENIDSLYTLFSDLLDRKLHEMNRPSVQITDVDGQDDIQDDYMAEVGSRSNLSAMFRSTEQLPSETPFHSGRRQSTGDLNATRRADFNV, encoded by the exons ATGAAGCCTATATCCAAATGGTGTCCTGACTCTTCTTTACTCATTATTGTCGGTTTGGCACTTGGATGGATCCTTCATCAGACATCATTGAGTGGAGCTACTTTAGACTCTCATACATTCTTCCTCTATTTACTCCCACCTATCATTTTTGACGCgg gttacTTCATGCCTAATAGAGCTTTATTCGAAAACTTTGACTCTGTTCTAGTGTTCTCagtttttggaacaatttggAATACATTTGCCATTGGTGGTTCACTTCTTCTTATGGCTCAATATGATCTCTTTACAATGTCTTTCACTACTTTTGAGATTCTCGTTTTTTCTGCGCTCATCTCCGCAGTCGATCCAGTTGCAGTAATTGCAGTTTTCGAAGAGATTCATGTTAACGAATTTCTGTTCATTAATGTATTCGGAGAAGCACTTTTCAATGATGGTGTCACTGTTGTTCTGtatcaaatgttcaaaagttttgcaCTGATTGGATCCGAGAACCTGTCAGTTTTGGATTATGCAACTGGTGGACTTTCATTCTTTGTGGTTGCTCTAGGAGGAGCCGCAGTTGGaatcatttttgcaattgctGCCAGTCTGACCACGAA ATATACTTATGACGTGAGAATTCTTGCTCCGGTCTTTATTTTTGTGTTACCTTACATGGCCTACCTTACAGCTGAAATGGTTTCACTTTCCTCCATCATAGC aatcgcAATTTGTGGAATGCTCATGAAACAATACATTAAAGGAAATGTTACTCAAGCAGCTGCCAATTCTgtaaaatatttcacaaaaatgctTGCTCAATCTTCTGAAACTGTCATCTTCATGTTCCTCGGGCTCTCCACAATTTCTTCTCAACATCACTTTGACCTCTATTTCATTTGCGCAACACTATTCTTCTGTCTCATTTATAGAGCCATTGGAATTGTTGTTCAATGTTATATTTTGAACCGATTCCGTGCCAAAAAGTTCGAAATGGTTGATCAATTCATCATGTCATATGGAGGTCTTCGTGGAGCCATTGCCTATGGTCTTGTCGTCTCAATTCCAGCTTCAATTACTGCTAAACCAATGTTTATCACTGCGACAATTGCAGTGATCTACTTCACTGTATTCCTTCAAGGAATCACAATTCGACCATTGgtcaactttttgaagattAAGAAGAAGGAGGAAAGAGATCCAACGATGGTTGAAAGTGTTTACAATAAATATTTGGATTACATGATGTCTGGAGTGGAAGATATTGCTGGACAGAAGGGGCATTACACTTTCATTGAGaa tttCGAGAGATTCAATGCAAAAGTAATAAAACCAGTATTGATGAGACACCAGAAAAGAGAAAGTTTCGATGCTTCATCGATTGTTCGTGCTTACGAGAAAATCACATTGGAAGATGCCATCAAACTTGCCAAAGTCAagaataatattcaaaataagcGTCTCGAACGAATTAAGAGCAAAGGTAGAGTTGCACCAATTCTTCCCGATAAAATATCCAATCAAAAGACGATGACACCGAAGGATCTTCAATTGAAGAGG tttaTGGAATCTGGTGAAAACATTGATTCTCTGTACACGCTCTTCAGTGATCTGCTTGATAGAAAGTTACACGAAATGAATAGACCATCAGTTCAAATTACGGACGTTGATGGACAGGATGATATTCAAGACGATTACATGGCTGAAGtg GGATCACGATCGAACCTCTCAGCAATGTTCCGAAGTACGGAACAACTGCCATCAGAAACGCCATTTCATAGTGGTAGAAGACAATCGACAGGAGATTTAAATGCAACACGAAGAGCTGATTTCAATGTTTGA